One genomic region from Flavobacterium sp. 9R encodes:
- a CDS encoding DUF4294 domain-containing protein: MNRISLFFLFLLCSLATQAQIVPKETEKTGPTLIENDSILSDTILLPEIIISKQKLSLEDKKQFLILQNRVYKTYPYAKLASERLVALKKGMSYLKTNKEKKKYFKIVEDYLTNEFEAKLKKLSRKQGQILVKLIHRQTGITTYDLVSDLKSGWKAFWANTTARIFDINLKTKYQPYEVNEDFLIETILVRAFETGRLQNQPPATPVNYDDLNEAWHTKASQLK; the protein is encoded by the coding sequence ATGAACCGAATCTCCCTTTTTTTCCTATTCCTTTTGTGTTCTCTTGCAACACAAGCACAAATTGTTCCAAAAGAAACCGAAAAAACAGGCCCTACGCTTATCGAAAACGATAGTATTCTCAGTGATACTATTCTGTTACCAGAAATAATCATCAGTAAGCAAAAGTTAAGTCTTGAAGATAAAAAGCAATTCTTAATTTTACAAAATAGAGTATACAAAACGTATCCTTATGCTAAACTAGCTTCCGAAAGACTTGTTGCCCTCAAAAAAGGGATGTCTTATTTAAAAACAAACAAAGAGAAAAAGAAGTATTTTAAAATTGTTGAAGACTATTTAACAAATGAGTTCGAAGCCAAACTAAAAAAACTGTCACGAAAACAGGGACAAATCTTAGTCAAATTGATTCATAGGCAAACCGGTATAACTACATACGACCTAGTTTCGGACTTAAAAAGTGGCTGGAAAGCATTTTGGGCCAATACCACAGCCCGAATATTTGACATTAATCTCAAAACAAAATACCAACCTTACGAAGTAAATGAAGATTTTTTAATTGAAACCATCTTAGTAAGAGCCTTCGAAACGGGAAGACTTCAAAACCAACCACCTGCTACCCCCGTAAATTATGACGATTTAAATGAAGCATGGCATACAAAAGCCAGTCAACTTAAATAG